Sequence from the Flavobacterium sp. TR2 genome:
CAACATCATACGTCTGCCCATTAACATTTGGTTTAAAATAATAAGCCTGGCGTTTTGTTGTCCACTCGCCGTTCGCGCCCCCTAAACCAATACTGCTAAACTGTGAGTTAATTTCGTTTCGCGCTGCATCAGCTTTTTCATGTTTTCTATCATAGAAATACATATTATCTCCAAAAATCTGATTTTCGAGCGAAATCACAATCGTAATATCATTTCGGCTAACTTTATAATAGTTCTCGTATTTATTCGCATTTGGCTTATTGTCGGTAAATGTCAATTTAGAAGTTGATCCTACCGACAAAAAATCAGATGCTAGACGGCTGCCTCCTCTTGTAATTGTATAATTTCCAGAGGTACCAAAAGCTGACCATGATAATGTGATAGTATGTTTCTTTTTGCTGTAAACAATTTTACGTTCTATATTTTTACTTCCTTCATTTTTTTCGTTAGTCCAATAAGGTGGGACAAAACTGCAGAAAAGCATCATAAATGCAAATACGGTCAATAATGAGATTACTTTTTTCCTCATAAGAATGTTCATTTTGTGGTTTGATAGATTGTAATACTTATAATTTTAAGAAAGCCCAAAATAGCAATAATCTCTAACGTTTATGTCCGTTTTCAGGCTCAATTTTCTCATCAAAAACACTACAAAACGGGAAGTTTTTACCTTTTTTTAAGATAAATAAACCTTATTAAACCTATCTGATTTTCTTGAATAGCTTTTTTTTGCCCACAATCAGAAAGAAAAAAGAAATGAAAAAGATTGCACTATATATTGCTTTAATTTTTTCTATCATCGCAATTGCACGGCAAAAAACCAAAACAGCTATTAATACATTTGCATCAGTTAGAGAAAGTGTTTTATACAAAAAAAATGCTCATGCTTCTTATTACCATGACAAATTTAATGGCAGAAAAACAGCAAGCGGCAAAAGGTTCAACAATAATAAATTTACTGCAGCCCATAAAAAATTACCTTTTGGAACAATCTTAAAAATAACAAACGAAGCAAATAAGAAATTCGCAATTGTAGAAGTCATTGACAGAGGCCCATATGTCAAAAGAAGAGAAATTGATCTCAGCAAAAGAGCCTTTATGGAAATTGCTTCCAATAAAAAAAGCGGTTTGCTATCTGTAACTATTGAAATTGTAAAATAAATTCTATTTCTAAAGATAAAATTTTTAGATTCTCGCTTTTTTACAGCAAAAACATCGATTAAATAATTTAAAATTTTGAAGATAATTTTAAATTATTTTCTGCCAAACACCCATGAATCCCCGATTAAGCAAACTTTCGCAAATGTTAACAAAATAGATTTTCAGAAACCATAAATAATTGTATTTTTACGGTTCAAAATTCAGAAAATAAATGGGCAAAATCATTGCTATTGCTAATCAAAAAGGAGGCGTTGGAAAGACTACTACATCAGTAAATCTTGCTGCCTCATTAGGTGTTTTAGAGAAAAAAGTATTATTGATCGACGCTGATCCACAGGCCAATGCCACATCAGGCCTTGGAATTGACGTAGAAACAGTTGAAACCGGAACGTACCAAATACTTGAGCATACTGTAACACCAAAAGAAGCCGTTTTAAAATGTACAGCACCAAACGTAGATGTGATACCTGCTCACATTGACCTTGTTGCTATCGAAATTGAATTGGTTGACAAGGAAAACCGTGAGTATATGCTTAAAAAAGCATTGGAAGAAGCAAAAGAAGAATATGACTACATCATTATCGACTGCGCCCCTTCTCTAGGTCTGTTAACCCTGAATGCATTAACAGCAGCAGATTCTGTAGTTATTCCTATTCAATGCGAATATTTTGCGCTTGAAGGACTAGGAAAATTATTGAACACTATTAAGAGTATTCAAAAAATACACAACCCAGATCTTGACATTGAAGGCTTACTGCTTACTATGTACGATTCAAGATTACGTTTATCTAATCAAGTTGTGGAAGAAGTTCAAAAACACTTCAATGATATGGTTTTTGACACTGTAATTCAGCGAAATGTAAAATTAAGTGAGGCTCCGAGTTTTGGAGAAAGTATCATTAATTATGATGCGACAAGCAAAGGTGCCGTAAACTACATTCATTTAGCACAGGAAATTATAAAGAAAAACAGTAAATAGTTTTTATGACAAAAGTAATTAAAAAACAAGCCTTAGGAAGAGGATTATCTGCCTTATTAAAAGATCCGGAAAACGACATTAAATCAGTAGAAGACAAAAATGCTGACAAGGTTGTTGGAAATATTATTGAGCTTGAAATAAGTGCGATTGAAATAAATCCGTTTCAGCCTAGAAGCAATTTTAATGAAGAATCGTTACGCGAGTTAGCCACTTCAATCAAAGAACTTGGTGTAATTCAACCTATTACTGTTCGTAAATTAGATTTTAATAAATACCAGTTAATCTCTGGAGAGCGTCGTCTTCGTGCATCAAAATTAGTAGGCCTAACTCATGTTCCTGCTTATATTCGTATTGCAAATGACAACGAATCATTAGTTATGGCTTTGGTTGAAAACATTCAGCGTCATGACTTAGATCCAATCGAGATTGCTTTATCATACCAACGTTTAATTGACGAAATTCAATTAACTCAAGAACAAATGAGTGAAAGAGTTGGAAAAAAACGTTCGACAATTGCCAACTATTTGCGTCTTTTAAAACTAGATCCAATTATCCAAACGGGTATTCGCGATGGTTTTATCAGTATGGGCCACGGTAGAGCAATTATCAACATCGAAGATTTAGACGTTCAGACTGATATTTATCAAAAAATCGTTAGCCAAAACTTATCTGTTCGCGAGACAGAAGCTTTAGTTAAAAATTACCATGAAGGCCAGCAGCCAAAAGCAGATGGCAAACCTAAAGCTGATGCTGGATTTATTGTTAGAGAAACACAAAAACACACTTTCAACGATTATTTTGGCTCAAAAGTTGATATAAAAGTCGCTGGCAACGGAAAAGGAAAAATTACAATTCCATTTAATTCTGAAGCCGACTTTAACAGAATTATAAAATTAATAAACGGATAGTGAATAAAATTGTCCCCATTGGTCTATTGTTCTTTCTAACAGGAACCGTTTCTCTTTTTGCCCAGGTAAAAAAAGACACGGTTTTGGTCGTAAAAGACACTACTGCATTACAAGAAATAGACCCGCTTACACCAGCAAAAGCAGCTTTTTATTCTGCTATTTTACCAGGTTTAGGCCAAGCATACAACAAAAAATATTGGAAAATCCCATTGGTTTACGGAGCAATCGGAACGAGTTTATATTTCTATATAGACAACAACAAAAAATACCACGATTATCGCGACGCCTACAAACGAAGATTAGAAGGCTATAACGATGACAAATATCAATTTTTGGATGACAATCGTCTTATTGAAGGGCAAAAATTCTATCAGAGAAACAGAGATTTATCTGCTTTGTTTGTTGTCGGATTCTATGTCTTAAATATTATCGATGCCAATGTTGATGCCGCATTGATACAGTTTAACGTAAACGAACGGCTTTCAATGCGTCCAGAAATTTATCCTGACGATGTAACATTTAAACCAAACGTCGGACTAACCTTTAATTATAAGTTTTAATAGATTGCATTCTATTTAAAAAATCAAAAAATAAATCATAATGAAAATTGCGCTTTTAGGATACGGAAAAATGGGTAAAGTAATCGAAAGAATTGCTTTAGAAAGAGGTCATGAAATAGTTTTAAAGAAAGATGAATTTAACACCTATGACGGACTTTCAACAGCTGATGTTGCTATCGATTTCAGCGTTCCATCAGCAGCAGTAAACAATATTTCTGCATCTTTTAACGCTAACGTTCCTGTGGTTTCGGGAACAACAGGATGGCTAGAACATTATGACGAAATGATTGCGCTTTGCAACGAGAAAAAAGGAGGTTTTATTTCTAGTTCAAATTTCAGTTTAGGAGTAAATATTTTCTTCGGACTTAATGAATATTTAGCGAAAATCATGAATCAATTCGATTCTTATAAAGTTTCGATGGAAGAAATCCACCATATCCACAAACTTGATGCACCAAGCGGAACAGCTATTTCTTTAGCCCAAGGTGTTATTGAAAACAGCAGCTATTCAGAATGGACTTTAGAAGATGCCAAAAACAATCAGATTCATATTGAAGCAAAAAGAATTGGCGAAGTGCCTGGAACACACACAGTAACTTACGATTCTCCTATTGACAGCATCGAAATCAAACATACTGCCCATAACCGCGAAGGTTTTGCTCTTGGCGCTGTTATCGCTGCAGAATGGCTTGCTGGAAAACAGGGAGTTTTCTCAATGAAAGACGTATTAAACTTACAATAAATTGACTAAAATTTAAGAGAAAACAAATCTTGAATTTGAAACTTAAAATACAATTATTATGACACTTTACTCTTGGTTCGTATTTTTCTTAGCCGTTCAAATCATTCATTTTCTTGGAACTTGGAAATTGTATCAGGCAGCAGGAAGAAAAAGCTGGGAAGCAGCAATTCCGGTATACAATTCAATTGTTTTAATGAAAATTATCGGACGCCCAACATGGTGGACATTATTGCTTTTCATCCCAATCATCAACCTGATTATGTTTCCAGTTGTATGGGTAGAAACATTAAGAACTTTTGGCAAAAAAAGTACTTTAGACACTATTTTAGGTCTTTTCACTTTAGGCTTTTACATCTATGTTGTCAACTACACTCAAAAATTAGAGTACAACAAAGACCGTAAATTAACTCCCGAAAACAAAGCGGCAGATACTGTAAGTTCTTTGCTTTTTGCCATTATAGTGGCAACATTAGTGCATACTTATGTTGTACAGCCTTACACCATCCCGACTTCATCATTAGAAAAATCTTTATTGATTGGCGATTTCTTATTTGTGAGCAAATTAAACTACGGCCCTAGAGTCCCGATGACAACTGTTGCATTGCCAATGGTTCATGACTCTATTCCTTTAACTAAAAGCAAATCTTATTTAAGCTGGCCGCAATTGCCATATTTTAGATTACCTGCTATTCAAAAAATAAACCGATGCGATATCGTCGTCTTTAACTGGCCAGTCGATACAGTGCATTATTTCTTTGAACCAAAAGGAAGACCGGGCGTTATCAAACCGATTGATAAAAAATCAAATTACGTAAAAAGATGTGTTGGTATTCCTGGAGACAGCTTATCAATAAAAGATGGTTACGTTTTCATTAACGGAAAAAAATTAGCCCTGCCAGAAAGAGCAAAACCACAGTATTCATATGCTGTAGCATTGGACGGAAAAACACCTATTGACTTTGAAACAATCTTCAAAGAATTAGACATCACAGATCCTGCAGGTTTTAGAACCGAAAAAAGAGACACCCTTTATTTAGGTGCCTTAACAGAAGCTGGAGCTCAAAGGTTTAAAAACACTCCTGGAGTTACTGCCGTTATTAGAAAAGTTGACACAGGAAACAACAACGATATTTTCCCTCACATCAATAAATGGAACCAAGACAATATGGGACCAATTTATATTCCCGAGGCAGGAAAAACTGTTGCATTAACAAATGAATCTCTTCCTTTTTACAAAGAGATAATCACAAATTACGAAGGAAACACGTTAGAATTACAAGGTTCAAAATTCTTAATCAACGGTAAGCCGGCAACAACATATACCTTCAAACAAAACTATTACTGGATGATGGGAGACAACCGTCATAACTCAGAAGATAGCCGCTATTGGGGTTATGTGCCAGAAAATCATATCGTAGGTAAACCAGTATTCATTTGGATGAGCTGGGATACAAACGGAAAAGGCATCAATAAAGTTCGCTGGAACAGAGTTTTTACCACTGTAGACGGCGAAGGCCAGCCTCAATCTTACTTCAAATATTTCCTAATACTTCTTGCCATCTACTTCGTTGGAGATTTTATCTGGAAAAAAAGAAGAGAAAATAAAGCATAATAAAAAATAAGTTATTTTTGATTCAGGTTTCAAGTTTCAAGTTCACGCAAAATTTGAAACTTGAAACCTGAAACTTTTAAACTTGAAACAAAACGAAATGAATTCCTTAATACTTCCGACTTATTTCCCATCTATTAGCCATTTTGCTGTAATAGCGCAATCTGACAGCATTACTTTTGAAATGGAAGATAATTTTCAGAAACAGACCAATAGAAATAGAACTTACATCTATAGTCCGAATGGAATTCAATTGCTAAACATTCCCGTTAAGCATTCTAAAGCGACGCATCAGAAGACGAAAGACATTTTGATTGAAAACGAATTTGATTGGCAGAAACAGCATTTTAAATCGCTTGAAGCAGCATACAGAAGTTCTCCGTTCTTTGAGTACTTCGAAGATGATATCGCTCCTATTTTTGAGAAAAAACATCAATTTTTAATGGACTTGAACTTCGAAGTTCTGGACGTTGTCACGAAATGCCTTCGAATGAAACTGGAATTTGGAAAAACAGCTGAATATTTCCATGAAGTTACCGACTTTACCGATTTCAGATACTTGGCAAACGGTAAAAAAGATGCTAATTCGTTTGAAAAATATACTCAGGTATTTGATGACAAACATGGTTTCATCAACAATTTAAGCGTTTTGGATTTGCTTTTTAACGAAGGTAAATTTGCAATGGATTACTTGAAGACACAGAAAATAATTTAAATTATGAGTTGTGGATTATGAGTTATGAGTTCTCATATATCTTTATTAACCTTTGGCTTTCCACTTTTGATTTTCGACTTTTGACTTTTGACTTTTGACTTTTGACTTTTGACTTTTGACTTTCGACTTTTGACTTTCGACTAATAAATCATTCCATCGAAAGTCTTGTCATGATTGGATAATGATCTGAATTTTCAAAATCAGAGAAGCTTTCAAATTCCTTCACTTTCATTTTGCTATCCATAAAAATATAGTCGATTCTAGCAGGATAATATTTGAATTTGTAAGTAGCGCCAAAACCTTCTCCCGCTTCTTCAAAAGCATCTTTCAATTTTCCTTTTATGTTTCTGTACACATACGAAAACGGGCTATTATTCATATCGCCACAGATAATGATTGGGTAGTTGCATTTTTTGATGTTCTCTTTAAAAATTTCAGCCTGCTCTTGCTGTTGCGTGAATCCTTTGCTGATTCTAGCATAAATGCGCTGCGATTTCTTCTGATTGACATTATCGATATCATCCGAAATTTCACTTACATCAGGAGAAATCTTAATGGATTGCAAGTGCATATTGTAAACACGAATAATATCTTTTCCGCGCTTAATATCCGCATAAACCACATTATTGTCCGACTTAGGAAAAATGATATTTCCTTGATCGATAATAGGAAACTTAGAAAAAATAGCCTGGCCTGTTTTAATTTTTTTGCCATCAATAAAAATGTAACGGTGCGGATATACTTTTAAATCCAAATGTGCCGAATTTGAATATTCTTGAATGCATAAAATATCAGGATCTTTTTCGTCTATAAAAGCTTTAATATTTGACGGAATATCATCTCGATCCAGCCATTTAAAAACATTAAATAAACGGACATTATAACTCATTACAGAAAAATCCTTTTCGTCTTTTACGTACTCTTTTCCAGAAAACTTATAAAATTTACTGATAAATGTAATCCCTGTCAGCAAAACTAGCCCTGATAAAATAAGGCGTTTTTTAAATTGAATGCCCCAATAGACAAAAAACAATACATTGGCCACAAAAAAGGCTGGCATAAACAAAGTAAGCACCGATAAAAGCGGAAAACTTTTAGGTGCTAAAAAAGGCAAAACATAGATGCTAAATGTAAGCACAGTCAGCA
This genomic interval carries:
- a CDS encoding endonuclease/exonuclease/phosphatase family protein, coding for MKNLSWFNKIMFFLNIVLTVLTFSIYVLPFLAPKSFPLLSVLTLFMPAFFVANVLFFVYWGIQFKKRLILSGLVLLTGITFISKFYKFSGKEYVKDEKDFSVMSYNVRLFNVFKWLDRDDIPSNIKAFIDEKDPDILCIQEYSNSAHLDLKVYPHRYIFIDGKKIKTGQAIFSKFPIIDQGNIIFPKSDNNVVYADIKRGKDIIRVYNMHLQSIKISPDVSEISDDIDNVNQKKSQRIYARISKGFTQQQEQAEIFKENIKKCNYPIIICGDMNNSPFSYVYRNIKGKLKDAFEEAGEGFGATYKFKYYPARIDYIFMDSKMKVKEFESFSDFENSDHYPIMTRLSME
- the dapB gene encoding 4-hydroxy-tetrahydrodipicolinate reductase, producing MKIALLGYGKMGKVIERIALERGHEIVLKKDEFNTYDGLSTADVAIDFSVPSAAVNNISASFNANVPVVSGTTGWLEHYDEMIALCNEKKGGFISSSNFSLGVNIFFGLNEYLAKIMNQFDSYKVSMEEIHHIHKLDAPSGTAISLAQGVIENSSYSEWTLEDAKNNQIHIEAKRIGEVPGTHTVTYDSPIDSIEIKHTAHNREGFALGAVIAAEWLAGKQGVFSMKDVLNLQ
- a CDS encoding septal ring lytic transglycosylase RlpA family protein; this translates as MKKIALYIALIFSIIAIARQKTKTAINTFASVRESVLYKKNAHASYYHDKFNGRKTASGKRFNNNKFTAAHKKLPFGTILKITNEANKKFAIVEVIDRGPYVKRREIDLSKRAFMEIASNKKSGLLSVTIEIVK
- the lepB gene encoding signal peptidase I produces the protein MTLYSWFVFFLAVQIIHFLGTWKLYQAAGRKSWEAAIPVYNSIVLMKIIGRPTWWTLLLFIPIINLIMFPVVWVETLRTFGKKSTLDTILGLFTLGFYIYVVNYTQKLEYNKDRKLTPENKAADTVSSLLFAIIVATLVHTYVVQPYTIPTSSLEKSLLIGDFLFVSKLNYGPRVPMTTVALPMVHDSIPLTKSKSYLSWPQLPYFRLPAIQKINRCDIVVFNWPVDTVHYFFEPKGRPGVIKPIDKKSNYVKRCVGIPGDSLSIKDGYVFINGKKLALPERAKPQYSYAVALDGKTPIDFETIFKELDITDPAGFRTEKRDTLYLGALTEAGAQRFKNTPGVTAVIRKVDTGNNNDIFPHINKWNQDNMGPIYIPEAGKTVALTNESLPFYKEIITNYEGNTLELQGSKFLINGKPATTYTFKQNYYWMMGDNRHNSEDSRYWGYVPENHIVGKPVFIWMSWDTNGKGINKVRWNRVFTTVDGEGQPQSYFKYFLILLAIYFVGDFIWKKRRENKA
- a CDS encoding ParB/RepB/Spo0J family partition protein, with translation MTKVIKKQALGRGLSALLKDPENDIKSVEDKNADKVVGNIIELEISAIEINPFQPRSNFNEESLRELATSIKELGVIQPITVRKLDFNKYQLISGERRLRASKLVGLTHVPAYIRIANDNESLVMALVENIQRHDLDPIEIALSYQRLIDEIQLTQEQMSERVGKKRSTIANYLRLLKLDPIIQTGIRDGFISMGHGRAIINIEDLDVQTDIYQKIVSQNLSVRETEALVKNYHEGQQPKADGKPKADAGFIVRETQKHTFNDYFGSKVDIKVAGNGKGKITIPFNSEADFNRIIKLING
- a CDS encoding WbqC family protein; amino-acid sequence: MNSLILPTYFPSISHFAVIAQSDSITFEMEDNFQKQTNRNRTYIYSPNGIQLLNIPVKHSKATHQKTKDILIENEFDWQKQHFKSLEAAYRSSPFFEYFEDDIAPIFEKKHQFLMDLNFEVLDVVTKCLRMKLEFGKTAEYFHEVTDFTDFRYLANGKKDANSFEKYTQVFDDKHGFINNLSVLDLLFNEGKFAMDYLKTQKII
- a CDS encoding ParA family protein, translating into MGKIIAIANQKGGVGKTTTSVNLAASLGVLEKKVLLIDADPQANATSGLGIDVETVETGTYQILEHTVTPKEAVLKCTAPNVDVIPAHIDLVAIEIELVDKENREYMLKKALEEAKEEYDYIIIDCAPSLGLLTLNALTAADSVVIPIQCEYFALEGLGKLLNTIKSIQKIHNPDLDIEGLLLTMYDSRLRLSNQVVEEVQKHFNDMVFDTVIQRNVKLSEAPSFGESIINYDATSKGAVNYIHLAQEIIKKNSK
- a CDS encoding DUF5683 domain-containing protein — its product is MNKIVPIGLLFFLTGTVSLFAQVKKDTVLVVKDTTALQEIDPLTPAKAAFYSAILPGLGQAYNKKYWKIPLVYGAIGTSLYFYIDNNKKYHDYRDAYKRRLEGYNDDKYQFLDDNRLIEGQKFYQRNRDLSALFVVGFYVLNIIDANVDAALIQFNVNERLSMRPEIYPDDVTFKPNVGLTFNYKF